DNA sequence from the Halorussus limi genome:
CCATCGACAACATGGTCGAGATGTTCGGCTACACCGAGGCGTCGGCCGAGTTGACCAGCCAACACGTCATGAGTCAGGTGAGCTACAAATGGGACTGAGAGAGGACTTAGAGCGGTATCGAGAGGTCGGCGAGGCCAAGCGAGAGGACCTCGCGGACTTCATCCAGTACGGCGACCTCGGCCAGAGCCTGCCCGACGAGATAAACATCCCCATCAAAATCGTGGACCTGCCGGAGTTCGCCTACGACCGGATGGACAAGGGCGGCATCGGGCAGGGCGACCCCGACGTGGGCGACCCCGTCGGCGAGCCACAGCCGCAACCCGGCGACGGCGACGAGGAGGGCGACCCCGGCGACGAGTCGGGCGACCACGACTACTACGAGATGGACCCCGAGGAGTTCGCCGAGGAGTTGGACGACGAGTTGGGTCTGGACCTCGAACCGAAAGGCAAGGAGGTCATCGAGGAGAAGGAGGGCGACTTCACCGACATGACCCGGACCGGCCCGGACTCGACGCTCGACTTCGAGCGCATGTTCAAGGAGGGCCTGAAGCGAAAGCTGGCGATGGACTTCGACCCGAACTTCCTCGAAGAGGTGCTGCGAATCGACGGGTGGGGACCCGACCGGACGTTCGACTGGGCGCGCGAGAACGCCATCAACGTCTCGAAACACTGGCTCGAAGAGGCCTACCGTCAGATTCCGGCCGACGAGAAGACCAAGTGGGACTCCATCGAGGAGGTTCAAGAGAACGTCCCCCACCGGAGTACGGCCCAGAAGATAAAGGAGGAGGGCGTCCGCCACGTCCCCTTCCGGAAGGAGGACGAGCGCTACCGCTACCCCGAAATCATCGAGGAGCGCGAGAAGAACGTGGTCGTCGTCAACATCCGGGACGTGTCGGGGTCGATGCGCGAGAAGAAGCGCGAGTTGGTCGAGCGCACCTTCACGCCGCTCGACTGGTATCTGACCGGCAAGTACGACAACGCGGAGTTCGTCTACATCGCCCACGACGCCGAGGCGTGGGAGGTAGAGCGCGACGAGTTCTTCGGCATCCGGTCGGGCGGCGGAACCAAGATTTCGTCGGCGTACGAACTCACCGCCGAGATTCTGGACGAGCGCTACCCGTGGAGCGAGTGGAACCGCTACGTGTTCGCGGCCGGCGACAGCGAGAACTCCCGGAACGACACCAGCGAGAACGTCATCCCGCTGATGGACGAGATTCCGGCCAACCTCCACGCCTACGTCGAGACCCAACCCGACGGGAAGGCCATCAACGCGACCCACGCCGAGGAGGTGGACGACCACTTCGGCGAGTCGAACGAGGTGGCGGTCAGTTACGTCAACAGCCCCGAGGACGTGACCGACGCCATCTACGAGATACTCAGCACGGAGGCCGAATCGTGAACCGAGCCACCGCGACGACGGTCACCCCGGAGGCAGACCCATGAGAGAGCGACCCCGAACCAAGAAAGCCGCAGAACCGCTGCAGGAACCGGCCGAGGAGGCCCGGAATCTGGCCCACAAACTCGGACTCGACCCCTACGACGTGAACTACTGGGTGGTCGATTACGACGAGATGAACGAACTCATCGCGTACAACGGCTTCCAGCAGCGGTACCCCCACTGGCGGTGGGGCATGCAGTACGACCGCCAGCAGAAGCAGGGCCAGTACACCGGCGGGAAGGCCTTCGAGATAGTCATCAACGACGACCCCTCCCACGCCTTCCTGCAGGAGTCGAACGCCATCGCCGACCAGAAGGCGGTCATCACCCACGTCGAGGCTCACTCGGACTTCTTCGCCAAGAACCGGTGGTACCGCATGTTCGCCGACGAGTTGGACGCCGCGGCGATGTTAGAGCGCCACGCCCGGCGTATCGAGGAGTACATGTCCGACCCCGAAATCGAGCGCGAGGCGGTCGAGCGCTGGATAGACAGCGTCCTCTGTCTGGAAGACAACATCGACCAGCACGAACCGTTCAAGCGCCAGTTCGAGCGCGAACGCGACGAGGACGACGACATCCCCGACGACGAGTTGGCCGAGCGACTCGACGAGATGGACCTCAGCGACGAGGTGAAACGGCAGGTGTTCGACGAGGAGTGGATGGACGAGCAGGCCGACGCGGCCGAACTGGACGAACCCGAGATGGACGTACTGGCGTTCCTCCGGGACCACGGCAAGGCCTACGACGAGGACTCCCAGAAGGCCGAGGAGATGACCGAGTGGCAGAAGGAGATTCTGGAGATGCTCCGGGCCGAGTCGTACTACTTCGCGGCCCAGAAGCTCACGAAGGTGATGAACGAGGGGTGGGCCGCCTACTGGGAGTCGATGATGATGGGCGAGGAGGCGTTCGCGGGCGACGACGAGTTCCTGAGTTACGCCGACCATCAGGCCCGCGTCCTCAACTCGCCGGGGCTGAACCCCTACCAACTCGGCAAGGAACTCTGGGAGTACATCGAGAACACCGAGAACCGCCGGGAGGTCTGCCGAAAGCTCCTCCGGACCGAGGGAATCACGTGGCGCAACTTCCACGACACCGTGGACTTCGAGGAGGTGCAGAACCTGCTCGCGCCCGACCCCCGAATCGACAGCATCGACCCCGAGAGGCTGGACGAGTTGGACGCCCTCGCGCCCGAGAAGGTCGACGAGGAGGCGCTGGCGGCCGCCAAGGACGGCGAGATAGACCTCCAGCGGTATCCGTGGAAGGTGCTGACCTACCGGGGTCTCGCCGAGCGCCACTTCTCGCTGTGCAAGCGCCAGAACCGGGGGTTCCTCCGGTCGGTCTCACAGCAGGACTTGGAGCAGTTCGCCCGGTACATCGTGGACGACGCGCGCTACGAATCGGTCGAGGAGGCCCTCGCGGACGTGGACTACGCGACCGGGTGGGACAAGATGCGCGAGGTCCGCGAGAGCAACAACGACGTGACGTTCCTCGACAGCTTCCTGACGCAGGAGTTCGTCACCGACAACCAGTACTTCACCTACGAGTTCAGCCAGACCACCGGCGACTACCGGGTCGCCAGCACCGACTACGAGGACGTGAAGAAGAAGCTGATGCTCCAGTTCACCAACTTCGGCAAGCCCACCATCGCGGTGTACGACGGCAACTACAACAACCGCAACGAGTTGCTGTTGGGCCACCACTACAACGGCGTGATGCTCGACATCGATCAGGCCAAGCGCACGCTGGAGCGCGTGTTCGACCTCTGGGGTCGCCCGGTGAACCTCAAGACCATCGTGAAGGAGGTCGACGACCGCGACGCCGAAATCGCGCGGCGGCGCGACAGGGAACCCGAACCCGAGGAGGTCGGGAAGTTGCTCCGGTACGACGGCGACCAGTTCACGGTGGAGGACCTCAACTGGAACGAGGTCGAAGACATCGCGGCGACCGAAGTGGACTACGACACCAAGCCGGAGGATTGGCTGGCCTGACGGCGTCCGCTCCGGGGCTCTCCTTCTCGGTAGTTCGGAATGCGCACCGACGTGAACTGAACGCCTCGGTACGTCGGCGCGACGACGCCGGCGCGTCGGGAGGCGTTCAGTCCGAACGAGACGGTGCGGTCGAACGTCCCACGTTTCGAGGGGTGCAATCGACCGCAGTGAGGCGACGCGTCCGCGTCGCACGATTCCCACCGCGACGAACGTGTCACTCGGATATTCGTTAAAGCTAATACTCCCGAAAGAGGCATTTCCGTATGGCCGACAGCGAGGAGCAGGAGATGGCGATAGAGGAACTACGGACCGCATTAGACGCGGAGGAAGAAGGCGAGAAGGACTTTCACGTGCGACAGGCCCTCCAACTGCTGAAACTGGAACGAAAGAACGACCGCGAGATGAACGCCGAGTAACGTTCGCTACGCGCGTTCCGCCCTCACCGCTTCGGTATCGCTCATCTAAACCGCACCGTCTAAACGGAGAAAAGTCGGCGCTCGCCCCGACGAGAGCGTCAGGAGAGCGTCGTCGGCACTTCGATTTCGTTCTTGATGATGGCTCGCCGGGAGGCGTCGAGTTTCGCGGTCACGTCGTCGGGAATCGCCGACCCGAGGTCGGTCCCGTACACCGCCCGGACGCCGCCCTCCAGCAGGCCGAGCGTGTTGACCGTGCCGACCCGGAACCGGAACTTCCGGTCCACGAGGCTGGCTATCGACCGGAACACCGCCTTGTCGACGTGCTTGACCATGCTGGCGAGGATGACGTCGCTGTACTCGGGGACGCTGCGCGACTGGTCGTTGTCCACGCCGATGGCGAATCGCCCGGCCTTCTGGGCCGCCCGGAACACCCCGATACCGCTCCCGCCCGCGGCGTGGTAGACGACGTCCGCGCCGTCGGCGTACATCTCGCTGGCGAGTCGCTCGCCGGCGTCGGGGTCGGCGAACGACCCCGCGTACGCCGACGTGACCTCGACGTCGTCGCCGGCGCGGGCCACGCCCGCCCGGTATCCCGCCTCGAACTTGTGGATGAGCGGCACGTCCACGCCGCCGACGAACCCGACCGTTCGGTCGCCGGTAGTCTGACCGGCCCCGGCGCCGAACTCCCGTTGGGTGACGAGTCCGGCGAGGAGACCGACTTGGAACGACCCCTGATGCTCCGCGAACGTGTAGTTGGCCACGTTCGGGAGGAGCGCTCCGCTCTCGTCGGTGGCGACGCCGTCCACGAGGAGGAACTTCTGGTCGGGGTACTCCGTCGCGTTCGAGACGACGCCGGCGGCCTGCGCGAAGCCGATACCGCAGACGAGGTCCTTCGGCGGGTCCGTCGCCGACGCGAACTCCCGCTGGAGTTTCGGAATCTGCTCCGCCGAGGTGGGTTCGGCGTTCTCGAAGCTGATGCCGAACCGCTCGCGGGCCTTCTTCGCCCCCGCGTGGGCCATGTCGTTGAACGAGTTGTCGCCGAGACCTCCGAGCGCGTACACCATCCCGACGCGGGCGTCCCTGTTCTCGGCGCGTTCGGTCGTCGTCCACCGCGTCGTCGTCTCGGTCGTCGCGCCGGTCGCCGCGTCGGAGGCAGTCGCCCGCTCGTCCGGGTTCTCGCCGGAACAGCCAGCGAGACCGGCAGTACCGAGCGCGCTCGCCATCCCGCCGAGGAGTCGCCGCCGCGAGACCGCCGCGCTACTCCGCGTCGCGTCGCCCTCGCTCATTTCGGATGCACCTTCCGGTCGGCCACGTCGGCTCTCGGACCGCTTCCCGCGTCACTACCGCGGCCGCTCCGTCCGTCGTCCTCGAAGTCGAACTGTTCGAGCAGGTCGCTGAGTCGCTCGGCGCGGTCCGCGAGGTCCTCGACGCCGCTCGAAACCTCGGTCAGCGAGGCGGTCTGCTCCTCGGCGGCCGCCGAGACCGTCTCGGCCTGCGCGGTCGTCTCCTCGCTCACGCTGGAGACGTCCTCGACGGTCGTGACGACCTGTTGGACCGAGTCGGCCTGACTCTCGGTCGCCCGGCTTATCTCGTGGATGCTCTCGTTGGTCTCGGAGACGTCCTCAACGAGTCGTTCGAGCGCTTCGAGCGCCGTCTCGACGGTCTCGGTGCCGTCCGAGACGCTGGTCCGGGTCTCGTGCATCTCCTCGACGGTCGTCTCGGTCTGGTCGCGGACCCGCTCGATGGAGTCGCCGATTTCGTCGGTGGCCGACTGGGTCTGCTCGGCGAGGTTCTTGACCTCCTCGGCGACCACCGCGAAGCCCTGCCCGGCCTCCCCGGCGCGGGCCGCCTCGATGGAGGCGTTGAGCGCGAGGACGTGGGTCTGCTCGGCGATGTCGGTCACGAAGCCGACGACCTCCTCGATGTCGCCGACCTCCTCGCGGAGGCGCTCGACCGACTCGGCGGTCCGCTCGGTCCGTTCCTCGATGCTGGCGAGTTCCTCGATGGCGTCTTCGGCGGCGTGCTGGCCCTCCTCGCCCTCTTCGGCGGCCTGCTCGACGCGCTGGGCGACGGTCTCGGTCGAGGAAGCGACCTCCTCGACGGTCGCCGAGAGGTCGCTCATCTCCTCGCTGGCCCGCTGGAGGCTACGGTTCTGCTCGACCGCGCCGTCCGATATCTCCTGGACCGACTCGCTGACCTCCTCGCTCGCGCGCTCGACTTCGGCGAGGCTGTCGGTCGCCTGCTCGCTCTCGCCCGCGACTTCGCGGCTGAACGACCTGACCTCCAGCATCGCGTCGGTCAACTCGTCCATCATGCGGTTGTACGCCGAGGCGATTCGCGCCATCGCGTCGCTCTCGGCGTCGGCGTCCATCCGCCGCGAGAGGTCGCCGTCGGCGGCCTCCTGCATCACGTCGCTGTAACTGTCGGCCTTCCGTTCGAGATGGGCGTTGAGCGTCTCGGCCCGCTCCTTGGCCTCTTGGGCCTCGCGGCGCTCCCGCTCGGCGACCTGCTGGGCCTCTTGGGCCTCCTCGCGTGCGGACTCGGCCGCCCGAATCTTCTCGGCGAGCGAGTCGCGCATGCTCGCGAACGCCTCGTAGAGTTGGCCGAGTTCGTCGATGCGACCGCTCCGGAGTTCGGTGTCGAGGTCGCCGCGCTCTATCTCCTCGGCCTTCGAGGTGAGTTCCTTGAGCGTCGCGGTCGTCCGGCGCTCGAAGACGACCGAGACCAGGCCGAGCGCGAGGAGCGCCGCCAGAATCGTCGTCAGGAGACTGGTCCCGACTCGGTCGCGCATCGCGAACGCGCTCGCCTTCGGCGCGTACGAGACGACGACCCAGTTCGCGCCGGTGACCGACTTGTGGTTGGCGACGAAGTCGCCGGTGGTCACGAGGCCGTCGTTCGCGCTCGACCCGACGATGGCGTCGCCGGCGAGTTTGCCGTCCAACTGGGCGTCGCCGGTGTCGAACACCTCGTCACCGTCGGCGTTGTACACCACCGTCTCGCCGTCCTTGACCGGTTGGTGGAGGCCGTTGACTTGCGCGGAGATGTTCGCCGTCAGGACGACCGCGCGGTTCGGCTTGTCCGGGACGGGACTCACGAACGCGACCACACGGGTGTCGCTCCCGGGCGCGTCGTAGGGTCGACTCGAGACGAACACGTCGCGCGGTCGTTCGAGGTCCGCCGCGCGGTCGTCGGTCGCCCACGGCACGCCGCTCTTCCGGAGGTCGGTGCCCGTGGCGTCTTCGTTCGAACTGACGACGACGTTCCACGACGTGCTGTTGACGAAGTGAACCGCCTGAACGTCGTCGGGGAGCGACGGTTCCTGCGCTTCGAGGTAGTAGCTCACGCCGCGCCGGTTGTAGGTGCGGAACGCTTGGGCCTGCGAGAGCGTGCGGGTCAGCGTCCGCTTGCTCCGGACCCACTCGCCGAGACTGCTGGCTTGCAGTTCGGCCGTGGACGTGACGCGGTTCTTCACGTCCGACTCCAGCGCGTCCTGCGTGGAGGCGTAGTTGTACGCGCCCACGCTACTCGTGACGAGCATCACGACGAGGACGACGCCGAAGAACTTGGCCGCGAACGTCCGTCGGAGGACGTTCGGTATCGCTCCGGTCGGGAGACGGTCGTCGAACCGGGAGAACAGCCCCTTCGACGACTCCCCCGTCGAGTCGGGTGGTCGTTTAGACATATTCGTTGGAGACCGCGACGTACTCTTAATAACTTCGACCAGAATCAAAATTGATATTCGACTGTCGGGCCGCTAACTAAGGAACGTTAAAAATTCGAATACGACGCCGTTCGGGCGTGAGCGCGTCGGTGCGCGCCGGTCGGCGGTCTACTCCCCGCCGGGCGCGAAGTTCCGGAGCAAGCGGTCGCCGAACGCCAGCACGAGGAGCGCCCCGAGCAGGTCGAACGCCAAATCGAGCGCGGTGTCGCGGGCGCTGTACTGGACGAGCAGGGGTTCGATGCCGAGGCGACGGCTGACCGCGTGAATGACGTACTCGAGCAGTTCCCAGAGCAGTCCGGCGAAGACCGAGACGGCGAGGACCCGGGGTCGCGGGTCGCGGCCCCGGCGGTCGGCGGCGACGTGGACGAACCCGGCGAGCAGCGTGGTCGAGAGGGTGTGGGTCACGTGGTCCCACCACCACGTGTCGTCGTACGGACCGAGCATCCCGACAGCGTGGGCGAGCATCGCGACGCCGGCATAGACCCGCTGCCACGGCCGGAACTCCACGCCCCAGACGCGTTCGACCGCGTCGGGGAGGAAGGTGGCCGCGAACGAGAACGCGGCGTTCACGACGGCGCCGGGACTCCGGCGGCGGAACCCCTCGCCGAACACCGCGACGATACCGTACCGGAGACCGCGTTCGACCGCCCGCCCGACCTCGGTCCGCCTGCTTCGACTCATGCTCGGTAGTCGATATGTGATGGAGCGAGGAAATACTGTTCGTCTCCGGGTGAGTAGGTCCGTTCGAGGACGGTGAACGGAGAGACCACGACCGAGTGGGAGAAGCGGTAGCGCCCGCGTCCGACGGAGAATGGTGTAGATTTCTTTTCCGATTCTACATAATCATTAAAGAACGGAGTTCCGTCCTTACTTCACCACGCGTACTCCTCGCGCGGGTCCACGTCGTCGCGTTCGCTGTCGTAGACGCGTTCGCCCTCCACGAACACCTGCTCGGCGTCCGAGTCCAACTCGAACATCGGGCCGTCCCAGACCACGAGGTCGGCGTCGGTGCCCTCCTCCAGCGTTCCCACGCGGTCCTTGACGCCCAGAATCTCGGCCGGGTTGCGCGTGACCGTCCGGAGCGCCGCCTCTTCCGGCAGGCCCTCCCGGACCGCGAGACCGACGCACACGTCGAGGTGCTCCTGCGGGAGGACCGGCGCGTCGGTCTGGATGGCGACCTTCACGCCCGCCTCGTGGAGGATGCCCGGCGTCTCGAAGGTGATGTTCCGGAGTTCGTACTTGCTCGCCGACGAGATGGTCGGGCCGACGACGGCGGGCACGTCGCGCTCGACGAACTCCTCGGCGAGGACGTGGCCCTCGGTGGCGTGTTCGATGGACAACTTCTCGATGCCGAACTCGTCGGCGATGCGGAACACCGTGGCGATGTCGTCGGCGCGGTGGGCGTGGACCCTCAGGGGCAAGTCGCCCTCAACGACGCGGGCGAGGTTCTCCATCCCGAGGTCGCGCTCGAAGGGGTCGCCCTCCTCGCGGGCCTGCGCCCGGCGCTCGACGTAGTCTTCGGCGTCCATCAGGGCTTGGCGGAGCGTGGCCGCGACGCCGGGCCGCGTGGACGGCTGGCGGTCCTTCTGGTCGCCGTGGAACCGCTTGGGGTTCTCTCCGAACGCCGCCTTCATGCCGTCCTCCCGAATCAGCATCCGGTCGGCCACGTCGCCGTAGGTCTTCATCGAACAGATGACGCCCCCGACGACGTTCGCGCTCCCCATGCGCGCCGAGACGGTCGTCACGCCGCCCTGAAACGCGTGCTTCAACTCGTCGTCTCGCGGGTGGAAGCCGTCGAGCGCGTTGACGTGGGGCGTCACGGGGTCCGACACCTCGTTGAAGTCGCCGTCCTCGGGTTCGCCCCACTCGGCCATCCCGGCGTGACTGTGGGCGTCGACGAGTCCCGGCGTGACGTGGCGACCCTCGGCGTCGAACACCTCGGCGTCGTCCGGAACCGCCACCTCGTCGGCCGCCCCGACCGCCGCGATTTCGCCGTCTTCGACCAGTACCGTGCCGCCCTCTACGGTTCCGCGCTCGGACACCGTGTGGACCGTCCCATTGACGATTGCTCGCATACCACGAAGGTTCGAAAGGCAGAGTATGAGTATTTCGGTTCGAAAGACCCCCGTCGCTCTCCGCTACCCGGAGACATAAACGCACGTCACGCGATACCACGGCCATGTATCGACGCGACCTGCGCGACACCCGGGCCGACGACCTGCTGGCCGACGCCGCCACCGCCGAGATGGCCGAGCAGGTCGTGCCGGAACCCGAGGGGGACCGACTCGCCTACGCCGTCAGCCGCGAGCATCGCACCGACCTCTACCTGAAGGACGGCGACGAGACCCGCAAACTCACCAGCAGGGGCGTCCTCGCTCAGCGCTACACTCACCTCGACCCGCGGTGGTTCGACTGGCACCCCGCGGGTGACCGAATCGTCTACGCCGGCGAGGACGACGACGGCCTCTCGGTATGGACCGTCGACACCGAGACCGGCGAGAAGACCCGCGTCACGGCCCACGACGCCGCCGACTCCAATCCCCGATTCTCGCCCGACGGCGAGGAGATAGCGTTCGTGACCGACTACCGGTCACCGGGCGCGCTGGCGGTCGCCTCCGCCGACGGCCGCCGCGTCGAGGTCCTGCGCGACGACGAGTTCCTCTACGCCGACCCCCGGTGGGCCGGCGACGCGCTCTACGCCGTCCGGACGCGCCACGAGGACCTCGCGGACCGCGCGAGTCAGGTCGTCCGCGTGGACCGGGACGGGGAGGTCGAACCGGTGTTCGCCGACGACTCGGTGAACGCCTACGCGCCCCGACCCCGCCCACGCGCCGACGCGAACGCCGACGGCGAGGAAATCGCGTTCGTCCACGACGCCAGCGGTTACGACGCGCTCTACGTCACCGGACCGGACCGCGACGACCCCGAGCAACTACTCGCCGAGAGCGGCACCGACTTCGGCGCGCCGTCGTGGGACGCCGACGGTGACCACCTCGCATTCACGGCCACTCGGCGGGGCGAGGTCCACGTCCGGACGGTTGCGGCCGACTCCGGCGAGACCGAGACGCTGACCGACGACCCGGGCGACCGCTACTTCCCCGAGTGGCACGACGGCGACGTACTCGCCGTGGCCGCGGACCCGACCACGCCGCCGGAGGTCCGGAACCTCTCGACCGGCGAGCGTGTGGCGGGCCGACCTCCGGCGGGTCTCGAAGAGAGATTCGTCGAACCCGAGAGCATCACCTACGATTCGACCGGGGGCGTCGAAATCCACGCGATGGTCTACCTGCCGGAGGGCCACGACGACGCGGACCCCGACTCGATTCCCCTGCTCGTCCACCCCCACGGCGGCCCCACCGCGTTCGACGGCTACGAGTTCAACTACCGCGCCCAGTACTTCGCCGCGCAGGGGTTCGCCGTGATAGAGCCGAACTACCGGGGTTCCAGCGGGTTCGGCCGCGAGTTCCGGAACCGCAACGACTTCGCGTGGGGCGAGGGCGACTTGGACGACGTGGTGAACGCCGCGGACGCGCTGGCAGACGCCTACCCCGCGGTGGACCCCGACCGCGCGGGCATCTACGGCGGTTCGGGCGGCGGCCTGATGACCGTCAACGCCTTGGGCCGGACCGACCGCTTCGACGCCGGGGCCGCCTTCTACGGCGTCTACGACTACGAGACGTTCATGGACGACACCGACGACGTTGGCTGGCGACTCATGAAGCGCGAACTCGGCTTCCCCGCGACCGACATCGACAACTACCGCGAGGCGAGTCCCATCCGGAGCGTCCCCGACATCGACGCGCCGTTGCTCGTCCTCCACGGCGAGCAGGACGTTCGGGTCCCGCTCAGCCAGTCCGAGCAACTGGTCGCCGAGTTGGAGAAGCACGGCAAGACCCACGAACTCCAGACCTACGAGGACGAACCTCACGGCTTCCTCCGGCGCGAGAACGTGCTGGACGCCTACTCGCGGGTCGCCGACCTGTTCGCCAAGTACCTCGAAGTGAACCCCGACGACGGGAGCAGTCGACCCCACCGCCCCGACGACGAGTGAGCGACGCTCCCACGACCACGAACGCGACGACGGCGAACGCGCCGGAAATCTGTCCGCTCGCTAAACTGACTCAGCCTCGGACACGTCAGCCTGTCGGACGGAAATCGAACACCGATACACGCGCTCGCTTCGGCCTGATTCGGGACTTCGGCGCGCGGGAACGGTTGTCCATCTGACGACACTCGGCGAAAATCCACCGCCGTACCGTCACGAAATCGGAAGGTCAAGCATTTAATATCCGGCGGGAAACCCTAACCGTATGAAGCGAGTGGACGTTGCCATCGTCGGCGGCGGTCCGGCAGGGACCTCCGCCGCACGTGCGGCCGCCGAGCAGGGGGCCGACGCGCTCCTCGTCGAGAAAGGCGTTCCGCGCGCCGACCGCGAGGAGTTGGGACCGGACTCGACCGACGCCGCCGGAATGCTCGACTACTGGGTGGACATCTTGGACGTGCCGTTCGAGGAGATTCCCGACCACGTCGTCCTCCGAGAGCTAGAGCGGACGGAATTCTTCGGACCCAACGAGACCGCCGTCATGGAGAGCACGGGCATCGAGTCGTCGTACGACGGGTTCGGGTTCACCTTCGACCGCACCCGCATGGACGACTGGTTCCGCGACCGGGCCGAGCGGGCGGGCGCGGAGTACCGCGTCGGCGTCGGCGTGACCGACGTGACGACCGACCTGACGGGGTCGCCGACACACACCCTCCAACTCTCGGACGGCGAGGAAATCGTGGCCGACTATCTGGTGCTGGCCGACGGTCCCCAGCGACAGGTCACGATGCGGGCGCTCGACCGGTTCTCGCCCGCGGACCGACCGATTTCGGAGGTGTTGGCTCCGAACGAGGCCAACCACATCGCGTATCAGGAGTACCGGGAGTTCCCCGAGGAACTGTTCGACCCGAGTTCGCTCAAGTTCTGGTGGGGCGTGATGCCGGGCGAGACCGCCTATCCGTGGATTTTCCCGAACGACGGCACGGTCGCGCGCGTCGGCCTGACGATGCCCATCGGGATGAACCTCGAAGACGTCGAGAACCCAGCGGACTACGACCTGCTCCGCGAGGACGACGACGCCATCCCGCGGCCCGCCGAGTACGTCGAGCGCCTGCTCGACCGCCAGTTCGGCGACGAGTACGACGTAGAGGACTTCCCGCTGGTGGAGGACCGGGGCAAGAGCGAGGGCACCGAGACGTACCCCATCTCCTCGACCCGACCCATCGACTCGCCGACCGCGGCCAACATCGCCGTCGCGGGCGGCGCGATGGGCACGACCTCGGCGTTCCACGAGGGCGGCTACCACGTCGCGGCCCGGACCGGCCAAATCGCGGGGGAACTCGCGGGCAAGGGCCGACTCGGCGGCTACAACGACCGCTGGAAGGACGCCATCGGCGAGGAGATAACCCGGAACGTCACCTTCGCGGACATCGTGGCCGACTACGGTCCCGACGACTGGGACAAGACGTTCTCGGCCGCGAGCGACATTCTGGCCGACGAGGGCGAGGGCGGACTCCTGAAGTACAAGCTCTCGTCGGGACTCACGGGTGCGAAACTCGTCACGAAGTACAAGACGGCAAAGCGGAAGTTCCGGAACGGCAAGTACGTCCAGTTCGAGGAGTCGGAGTACACGGTCTGACCCGGCAGTTCGACCGGTCTCACCGCTATTTCACGCACTTTCGGCGGCCCGGAGCGTCCACGTCAGTCCGGAACCCCACATCGGTCCGGAACCCCGCGTCGGCCCGGAGCTCGAATCGGTCCGCCTCCGATAGTTTGACACGTCCTCGCGACGCTCGTTCGTTCGACCGATGACCGACTCCGAGTTGCGACTCTTCGACGGGCACAACGACGCCCTGCTGGACCTCTCCGACGAGACCGGTTCCGGACGCTCGTTCTTCGAGCGGAGCGAGGCGGGCCACCTCGACCTCCCGCGGGCGCGCGAGGCGAACCTCGGGGCCGGACTGTTCGCCGTCTTCGTTCCGAACGAGGACTA
Encoded proteins:
- a CDS encoding amidohydrolase — its product is MRAIVNGTVHTVSERGTVEGGTVLVEDGEIAAVGAADEVAVPDDAEVFDAEGRHVTPGLVDAHSHAGMAEWGEPEDGDFNEVSDPVTPHVNALDGFHPRDDELKHAFQGGVTTVSARMGSANVVGGVICSMKTYGDVADRMLIREDGMKAAFGENPKRFHGDQKDRQPSTRPGVAATLRQALMDAEDYVERRAQAREEGDPFERDLGMENLARVVEGDLPLRVHAHRADDIATVFRIADEFGIEKLSIEHATEGHVLAEEFVERDVPAVVGPTISSASKYELRNITFETPGILHEAGVKVAIQTDAPVLPQEHLDVCVGLAVREGLPEEAALRTVTRNPAEILGVKDRVGTLEEGTDADLVVWDGPMFELDSDAEQVFVEGERVYDSERDDVDPREEYAW
- a CDS encoding S9 family peptidase, with product MYRRDLRDTRADDLLADAATAEMAEQVVPEPEGDRLAYAVSREHRTDLYLKDGDETRKLTSRGVLAQRYTHLDPRWFDWHPAGDRIVYAGEDDDGLSVWTVDTETGEKTRVTAHDAADSNPRFSPDGEEIAFVTDYRSPGALAVASADGRRVEVLRDDEFLYADPRWAGDALYAVRTRHEDLADRASQVVRVDRDGEVEPVFADDSVNAYAPRPRPRADANADGEEIAFVHDASGYDALYVTGPDRDDPEQLLAESGTDFGAPSWDADGDHLAFTATRRGEVHVRTVAADSGETETLTDDPGDRYFPEWHDGDVLAVAADPTTPPEVRNLSTGERVAGRPPAGLEERFVEPESITYDSTGGVEIHAMVYLPEGHDDADPDSIPLLVHPHGGPTAFDGYEFNYRAQYFAAQGFAVIEPNYRGSSGFGREFRNRNDFAWGEGDLDDVVNAADALADAYPAVDPDRAGIYGGSGGGLMTVNALGRTDRFDAGAAFYGVYDYETFMDDTDDVGWRLMKRELGFPATDIDNYREASPIRSVPDIDAPLLVLHGEQDVRVPLSQSEQLVAELEKHGKTHELQTYEDEPHGFLRRENVLDAYSRVADLFAKYLEVNPDDGSSRPHRPDDE
- a CDS encoding NAD(P)/FAD-dependent oxidoreductase: MKRVDVAIVGGGPAGTSAARAAAEQGADALLVEKGVPRADREELGPDSTDAAGMLDYWVDILDVPFEEIPDHVVLRELERTEFFGPNETAVMESTGIESSYDGFGFTFDRTRMDDWFRDRAERAGAEYRVGVGVTDVTTDLTGSPTHTLQLSDGEEIVADYLVLADGPQRQVTMRALDRFSPADRPISEVLAPNEANHIAYQEYREFPEELFDPSSLKFWWGVMPGETAYPWIFPNDGTVARVGLTMPIGMNLEDVENPADYDLLREDDDAIPRPAEYVERLLDRQFGDEYDVEDFPLVEDRGKSEGTETYPISSTRPIDSPTAANIAVAGGAMGTTSAFHEGGYHVAARTGQIAGELAGKGRLGGYNDRWKDAIGEEITRNVTFADIVADYGPDDWDKTFSAASDILADEGEGGLLKYKLSSGLTGAKLVTKYKTAKRKFRNGKYVQFEESEYTV